The window AGGAAAGTGTGTCTTGATCAAAtttaggacgtcctggcaaagtgtcaggtcaagagtacccgcaaccgccgaacttgcatgaagagaattataaatgtggatgaagcgaaggaagtatgcagagatcgtgacaagtggaaagatgtagtctctgcctaccctttcgGGAAAAAGGAGTATATATGACTTTATCAATTGATATTTGTAGCCGATCTCTTTAATAAGATACAGATAGACTTAGTGCTTATAGTAAATATGTACCGTTgcttttatctttttgttaaaaagtaaatatttactgGAATAAATTGCAAATATCACGGAGATACGGCCTTTTTACAGTAGATCGGAACATCTCTAAATTATTAAGAGCTTCAAATATGTGTcgatagataaaataatataatgtgctaaaaaaaaggatattgAGGGTTCAAATTACatcgtaaaataatttttcataaaatattataaaaatattgttttacgttgcattaatatgttgtATTGCAACTAACAGTATCAGTAAaccattacaataaataaaaatatgtaactcTATAGCTTTTTTAGgatgttgatttttttcaacaaataatagatatatttacacTTTCAggcataattaaaaaaaatatataactacaaCACATACTAAGGTTGTATTTATTGAAGGGGGATGCTAATTACTTAGTTAGTTTGTTAGTTCATTCAGTCTTTGAgcgcagttttaataaaaaaaaactaaaaacttttaataaatatttgtggaACCCAATGACTACTATTAAAACTCATAGATCGTATTTTCTTTTGCGCCGAGCCATATAAGCGACTTTATGACGTCATTACaactgcatttttttttaaaaagaacctCAATATTATTGTGTTATCGAAACTATACCAATACAATGTAATCTTAACCTTATCGTCTTaaacatatacctatatcaaACGACAATATCAATCACACTAAAGGGACGTGATATTGAAAGAGTTATTCCTCTGCCTTTTCCTCGGGCACGGATTAATTTGTATAACACTTTGCATATTAGTCCTGCTATCTTGGCTTCCCACACTAGTCGATGACGTCAGAAGAGGCGATGACGCCTCCCCACTTTTGGAATTGGTCTTTTTCATGTAGCCAATCACAGAGTTCAAAAATACAGGTGGTAACGCCACAGGAGATAGTTGCCCCGGACCTCTGgagatgtatgtttgtaacatcTTCTTTGACGGAGAACTCGGGTCGTTCACTTGGAGTACCACTAAGGAGCCGGCTTCGATGTTGGCGGGGATAGAAGTGCTGTTGCCCACTTGCGGGTCTATTCTGGAGATGGCCACGTCTGCGCCTTGCCTGCTCTGTGGATGTTTGGCGCTGTTCAACAGTGTCAGTGTTGCCATACTCGATTTGGGTGTTGCCGTACTTGATTTGGGTGTTGCCGTACTCGCTTTGGGTGTGGATGGTACTGTTATTGTTTCTGGAGATTTCTGTGTGTTTGTATCTGaaaatcacaaatttattCATAGATATATTACGTACATGttattaaacatataaaattcaaataaaaaaatcattattataggatatccTTTGGTGTCACAACATATCACATTTATCCCTAATGGGATGGACAGACTCAATAATCAAATTAGATTGCGACTTCATCCATACTTTTTTACTGATACTGTTAATATGCCTTCATAACAGACACacagattaataattattatgaaagcATGGACAAACCGCTGGACTGACTGATTaattattgtacatatttatacaagTTCAAGTTAAGTAGAAATTTTTCTTCTGATTAATTCAATGAGACGACGAATCTGTGGGTAGCTAGCTAAGCTAAGGTATATGTTAATCCCTTGGTACTAGACAACACTAATGAAATAGCAGTTGCGATTATAAAGATCCATGAAGAAATGCGTAGCGCGCAGAAAgtcaggttcaaatcccatctCGGCCGTGTACTGActgttttcaaagttatgttcaTTAGTATGAAAACTAATcgatgctcttatggtgaagtaaaaacataaagaggaaacctgcacattcaggcaactagatgtgtcagatgggagttgctaCATGTAAAAACCTCACTCATCAAATTTAGCATGCATGGTCATAGGCATAACCCAGGCTgctctccagagaggtaaggatgcaaccgggaataATGCCAGgaagaaaattttgtttttggattttaagtGAGAGGCTGCACTTCCTACACAGAATTTGTCACAAATAGATTTACTACAGAAGAAGTAGTTGCGCTATTTTGCGCCATTGAATATTGTCGAGgcgacatacatataaacgtgGTAGAAACGTACCGTTAGTAGCAGCATCCTTATTTCGTCTTTTGCCTTGCTTCCTAGCCGCCAAGGCGCGTTCCACTAGTTCGTCGACAATATTTGTGTTCTCTTCTGTGGGGATCGCCGAAGATTCCAGCACTTTCATGCTTCgacctaaaaaaaatatacaatccaGAGTTCACAATACAGTAAGTAAATTTCCTTCTAAACTcgattattatacaaatagaCGTAGaccattatcattatttttgtcCATTGGTTTATCTTCTTTTTGACAGCTGCCGCTGAAATCACGTTCGACGTAACTGTTTGACGTTTTGTGAAAATCATATTTATGTCTGCCTGTATATTACACTAGAACACGTTTTGGTCTTAGCAGTTTGGGCTATGCTTttatatgtcagtcaatcGGTCAGTCAATGTTATGCCAAAATTTAGAAGATAGTCTTATTGGCGTGACGTTTGAAGCGCTTACGCATATGTCCTCACTTGGACAGGTGATCTCAagtgaaacaaaattttcttaaGCTCCTCCATATTTTGAAAGACACTAGATGACTTGTCCTTATGATGATTACTGTAGTTCTGTATATAACATCCTCTATGTGtaggttaaaattatttgttacaaacagACAATAACTTAAGTAACAAGAATagcctccaatcgatatcctacttttttgaagtcaGTAAAATTTTCAAGTTCCTGAAAACCGTATCAAAATAGGTTCAGCGAAAGGCGAGATAATCGCGAGGCAAAACGCAGATGTGAAGgcgtttaaaaatacaaatcttttcccTTGGTCACTAGTACGGCCGTAGATGCGGTACTCACTCTGGCGCGGCAGCCACTGGGCGGCGTGCGCGGCGCGCTGGCGCTCGGCGCGCCGGCGCTCGCGCAGCCGCGCGGCGTCGCGGGCGGCCGCGGCGGCTGCTTCCGCCCTTTCTTTGGTGAATTCCTCCATTAGTCTCGTCACGTCCCATCGAGTGACGGAACGGAGGGCTTTGTCCACTAGAGCGCAGTTTATTTTCTCTTCCTTTTTGAACTGTAAGTATGCAATAATGTATTTGGTTTAAATATGGTTTATATCCAAAGTTTTTATTGGTTCACTAGAACAGTAAAGTTAGAAAATTTTAGCTCTTTGTTGCATTATTTTACTATGAAGCAATTCGATccaaacatttgtttttaatacctTTACAAGGCAATGTATAATAAGGTATGCactcttaaaaaaagaatgaagaAGAATTTACTCACTTTCAAATACAAATCTCTTCGTTTCCGATCGGGGAACAGTGGCGCCATCAGGCTGAAATCAGTCCCGATTGCGGCGAGCGCTCTATAAAAGCGGACAGTTTCCGCTTCGTTCCAATCGCCAGTGCGCGGCGTGCGGGTGTATCGCCCGCCTGAACCGCTCCAAGAACCTTCATGGACCACTGAAGAAAGTTTGCGCTTGCTCtccgtttgttttattacctATGAAAGAgagaaaagataaataaaatgtgcaagtgatgtggatgtcgtaaaaggcgactaagggataggcttttataagcctatcccttagtcgccttttatacTTGGTTAAGtttatacttgggattcttcttttaggcgatgggctagcaacccgtcactatttgaatctcaattctatcattaagccaaacagctgaacgtggcctatcagacttttcaagactgttggctctgtctaccccgtaaaggataaagacgtgatcatatgtgtgtatatatgtatgtatgtaaaatgtgaaagtattGTTAACTACTAGGCATTCAATTTCTTTAAGTGCTTTATAAAGCAAACGGTTTCAGCTTGGCCCTAATCGCTAGTTCGCGGCCTGCAAGTGACAAAATGTCTACTGgggctaattttttttttctgtggcATGTTCATCGCGTTGCCTACTATTTTTagatcatttttatttcttttctctcCTATGCTTATTGCATCAACCTCTTTTTGTAGCATACTTAGTCATATAGACATGTCAACACCCAATCGCAGTCAAACACGCTACGCCATCAGCCAATAGCAACGAAGAGTTTAAATCGGGTTATTACGGTTTGTATGGATTAGTTAGAGCATAAATGCAAACTTTGCTGGCGGACAAGCCGTGAAAAAACATTGCTCTAGCTTCTACTACAATAGGGTCATCtggtttgtttttgttttcttttgctTTGTTGTTTCTGCGTATTTAGTCctgtttgttttatatctgtgcctagtgccgtgtggttcccggcaccaatgaaaaaagaataggaccactccatctctttcccatggatgtcgtaaaaggcgactaagggataggcttacaaaattgggattctttttttaggcgatgggctagcaacctgtcactatttgaatctcaattctatcataaagccaaatagctgaacgtggccattcagtcttttcaagactgttggctctgtctaccccgcaagggatatagacgtgacgatatgtatgtatgttgttttataTCTACACTCACCAAGCTCTGTTCGTCGATGACAATCTCTCCATTAGGGCCAAGTTTGATTTGCGGCACGGGCGCGGCTGTAGCTTCAATTTCGGGAGGGTCGTCCACTTTCTCTTCACTCTCCTTAGCTTGCCTCTCCGCCTCTTTTTCATTGGCCTCATTTGCTATGATTTCGTCTTCTGTttgactgaaaaaaaaaaacgatttaaTCCACATTTACAATATAAGTTTATACTATTCATAGGGATGTGACCCATATGGTATGTATGGATTAGTCTAAACCTCCTTTACAACTAGTTTCCGTCCGCATTTTCGTCTACgacaaaaaaacttaaatgtcCTTTCTGGTACTCCTTACTACACATATTTATGCAAGGTTTCATAAAGATCGGTTCTGTGGTTTGTCTGTGAAAAAGTAACTTACAAAGAAACttaatttcgcatttataatactaggATTTATATTAagagattaaatttatttacacaaagtAAAGTCAGTTCGCGTCACTGGAATTTCGCAAAAAGTACTACTCTACTTCATGGCAATAGTAGTAAACTAAGatacataaattcatataatcacgtctatatcccttgcagggtagacagagccaacagtcctgaaaagactgatacagCCACTTTCaggtgtttggcttaatgatagaatagaaatttctatagtgacaggttgctagccctgcaaatttaaagaaaaataggctcaaacggttcagaagcatgggtgtagtctatgtttaaaaggatgcagttgttttaaatgtcaccctgtatatacaaaaaaaaatactcacacAATAGGATTGGTGGTGGGATTGTAGAATATGAGGTCGTACATGGTCAGTTTGTCTCTTTGTACGTTCTCGTATCGCCGCCGCATCGCCGACATCCGGCGGCTCATGTCCTGACGCCGTGATCTGTAccacagaatagaatagatttattttcaaaattggatacaaagtatcacttattgacgtcacatcacttaaatcttattataactactaccactTCCAAAGCTCGCGCTTAGAAGAAGCGGccgaacaaactacactgcagcattttcatcggacgtcaatttacaatatGTTAAACATATTAGGCATAAGACTTGAGTTCTGGGCAGgtgtcattggtacatggacgcggtagtaatttattatactagATCATCGAAGCTCTTTACCTAGGTTTACTATTGACATTATCTACATCTCCTTCTCTCTCGTATAGATCAGGGTATGCCTCTGACTATagaccctggattgggcgagtcaggcTTTTTGCAGGATCTGTCCGCCATCTGACTTCTGCAATCTTTGCCGGGGAATCTAACCTGTATTAgattgatcatggttacacacccagttgcctgaataggCATGTTTcgtcacgatgttttccctcacgaTAAGAGCATCGGTAAGTATTCAGAATAATGTACATCACTTCAAAAATAGTCAtcggtacatggccgaggtggtaTTTGAATTTGTCTTTTATGCGCATCATGCACctggcaccttaccgatttgaCCACAGACTCTTGACAAAACATTATTACTGTGCATGTGAAATGTTAATCTTGTGACCTGGCTACAAGGAGATTCTCTTTGACTGGTGAAGTGGGCGGCGGCTGTGTGGTTAGCTGACTGACACTCGAGCAAATAGAGTCATTGCGTGTGCGGTTAATTTCTCTGTAACAAAGTAACAATATTGTATGTTTTGGCATACTATCGTTGAAGATTGATAAAATGTTACGCAGTGTGAATGAGAATGTTTTCCTGGACAACCAGACTAATAACATGAATTTGAATCCTATTCGAATCTTGGTCCACATCTAAAGGTCTATCATGATCGAAATGGCTTGTCTGGAGcggaaataaaatgttgtatGCACTATTCTACAGTCCCTGTCTTTCATAACAGATGAGTGCCAATTCATAGAAAATGTATGCAACAAATGTTTCAGTTACAGCTTTGACATTTAATATGCAGATTGAGGTTtttaacatacttacatacatatactcacgtctttattctccGCGAGGTATAAAGAGCCTACAATCTcggaaaagattgaaaggtaACGATTAGCAGTATTCATCTATAATTCAGATagatgaattgagattcaaatattaagaGGGTGCTAATTAACTTGGGTTTTTATAAACTCGCCTGGAATAAAGTCAGGAGGTTGATGATGATCAATAAGAACCATCAACTTTATGGACTTTGAACTAATTTGGTGCTTGTAGGAATATGTCTTCTTCCCTCGGGACTAACACCAAAagtttatgtacttacttggCTGGTGCGGAGAGTAGCGTGCTGAGAGATGTGTGTGAGTCATGCCTCTGCCGCGGTGGCGCCGGCGTCGCCGCACCTGTGCTGAGGAGCGCCCGACGACTTTCATCCTCTGACTCACTTGCACTGCCCTAAAGAGGAATGTTCGATGTATTGTAAATAAcactgattttaaaaattttaattctgtCAGGTTTGAaccacatttaaataatactctTGTGTAAATTTCTTCACCAAAAGAACaccaattctattattaataatgaagCTTTAGTATTAGAAGAATTAAAGGTAAATTTTTACCTGTATACTGTTCCTCCGAAAGGGACCCAATCTTGGTGCAGGTCTAAGTTTCGGACGTACTTTATTTGGCGAAGGTAGTGGAACAATGGGATCAAAGAGAACCTCAGCATTTTCCGATATGATCTCATTTTTCAGTTGGTCAATAGGTTTGGGGGCTGAGCTGGTTGGTTGGAGAGGAACAATGCCATCCATGGCCTCTTCGGTGATGCTTTCAGGTTCAATTGGCACATTGTATTCTGTTAGAATAATGGTTATGGTTATGGTTAATGTTCAAAGCTTCTCAAGCTACAATTGGCATTGAATAGAATAAACCACCTTCTGGCAGGATGCTCAcagaaaagattttaattcaatGAAAGATATACAGTTCTTTATTTGGCATGCACAGAGGTTTTCTATAGGtttaaatagaaacaaaaaatattcatttgtgATTTATTAATTGCCGAGATATTGTtgggtttattatttattgagggtaaaagtgttttttaatacaatgaaTAATTGAAACAGAACTTACCATCTATATTATTACTGTTATTAGCTTGAGTATTTACAGTATTATTGCCTGTAAAGGCTTCAACAATCGTATCAACAAATTTTGTATGTGGTGGGGTAGACTTGAGAGCATTTTTACTTAATCCAGAAGTTATAAGAGGTGACACAATTTTGCGCCTGTCTGGACTGTCAGTCCTTAGTTTAGGAGAAGCAAAAACACAGGATTTACTAGCTGATGTGATAACTGCAACCTTTTCAGAAATTTTCGGTGTTCCTGGCAGATTTTCTTTGGGTGTTGGTATTTTATCTTGAAAAGTAGGCACTTTAGGAGTTTTGGGCGAGTCTGACCGTAAATGTAAAAGACCAGGTGGCGGCCTGGATAAACTAGTGGGATTTTCAGAACTGTCGGCCTTAAGAAGAGATCTAGGAGTTTTAGGACTTTTCAGAGATTTTTCGACATCTTCCTTGGTAGCAGTTGATTTTTTGTCTGAGTCTGTGTTTTTCCTTCGTGGAGGCAATGATGTAACAGCTTTTATTCTTGCTCTTCTGGTCGCCATCGTGCAGTTCTGCGTGCGTGGTATTTAATCAATTCAAATACACCATGTGGGTAGCTCAAACATTTATGGtaccttttttaatattaactgaTACACACTACATTTTCATGTTAAttgtacgtttttttttaatttatagtaaataaaccgaaacaaaataatgattgAATTTGCATCGGTTCGCAAACGCAAGCTGCATTAGGCAAGTACAAAGCAAGCAATGCAAAtgcaaaagaaaatacaaatattgacAACTGACAAGACAACAATTAGTGATTTTAATTGTGCCGTGCGAGACATTGACAGTTTCACTTGACAGACATGGAATGTAAAATGGgcgatctttttttttcacttcgTTCTGGCAATCAAACTTGTGCTAAATGAACTTTTTTTGCCAGTGTCGAGATTAAGTCAGTTCTTGTAGAATAAGTATTCATCATAATATAGTGGTCGAGGTGTGGATGCTTAATTTCGCCCCTTCTCGAGACTTATTGGAACCTCATTAACAGTCACGAAATCGAAACGCTATTATAATAAGACATATCAATGCTATTTTCTCTTTGGTGGTCTAACATTTTGTAGAATGTAAAAAGGCCAATTTAAACAATTCAATAGCATAAGAAGGAAATGGCCAAAACCTGTTTAAGCTATCTTGTCATGTTTAGAAGTCTGCCACGCAGACAGGACGCaggttgtaaaagtcaatcaagtgaaagaccttataaacttgggatccttgaCAATGGACAAATTCTCAGTATCTCAAATCACAATGCAACATGCGACCTCTgtgactattgactctgtctccTCGGAAAGGTAGGTAAGGACGTGATGTGTGTGCGTAGGTATGTATTGTGCATTATTTATATCGCACAAAGTTATCTGTTATGATATTAAAAAGGTATCCTAATTTCTCAAGGTAATGAGATTCGTTGAATACCTAATATCGATACCGTTCATGTTGCATCCAAGTGGGTTGAAGTCAGGCAGCCGAAAgtacacatacacataatcacgtctatatcccttgcggggcagacagagccaagtcttgaaaagactgataggccacgttcagccgctTAGCtccatgatggaattaagattcaaacagtaacaggttgccagcccatcgcctaaaagaagaatcccgtgtttataagcctatcccttagtcgccttttacgacatccatgggaacgagatggagtggtcctattctttttttttattggtgccgggaaccacacggc of the Amyelois transitella isolate CPQ chromosome 19, ilAmyTran1.1, whole genome shotgun sequence genome contains:
- the LOC106132531 gene encoding uncharacterized protein LOC106132531 produces the protein MATRRARIKAVTSLPPRRKNTDSDKKSTATKEDVEKSLKSPKTPRSLLKADSSENPTSLSRPPPGLLHLRSDSPKTPKVPTFQDKIPTPKENLPGTPKISEKVAVITSASKSCVFASPKLRTDSPDRRKIVSPLITSGLSKNALKSTPPHTKFVDTIVEAFTGNNTVNTQANNSNNIDEYNVPIEPESITEEAMDGIVPLQPTSSAPKPIDQLKNEIISENAEVLFDPIVPLPSPNKVRPKLRPAPRLGPFRRNSIQGSASESEDESRRALLSTGAATPAPPRQRHDSHTSLSTLLSAPAKEINRTRNDSICSSVSQLTTQPPPTSPVKENLLVARSRRQDMSRRMSAMRRRYENVQRDKLTMYDLIFYNPTTNPIVQTEDEIIANEANEKEAERQAKESEEKVDDPPEIEATAAPVPQIKLGPNGEIVIDEQSLVIKQTESKRKLSSVVHEGSWSGSGGRYTRTPRTGDWNEAETVRFYRALAAIGTDFSLMAPLFPDRKRRDLYLKFKKEEKINCALVDKALRSVTRWDVTRLMEEFTKERAEAAAAAARDAARLRERRRAERQRAAHAAQWLPRQSRSMKVLESSAIPTEENTNIVDELVERALAARKQGKRRNKDAATNDTNTQKSPETITVPSTPKASTATPKSSTATPKSSMATLTLLNSAKHPQSRQGADVAISRIDPQVGNSTSIPANIEAGSLVVLQVNDPSSPSKKMLQTYISRGPGQLSPVALPPVFLNSVIGYMKKTNSKSGEASSPLLTSSTSVGSQDSRTNMQSVIQINPCPRKRQRNNSFNITSL